The following are from one region of the Candidatus Neomarinimicrobiota bacterium genome:
- a CDS encoding outer membrane protein transport protein: MLDTPSQIPQRAVLMLIILTALLSGQNDQDAVRPFVGLGGPGGRASGLAQAFTGIADDATALYYNPAGLAHLVKTEISLGFHYLGVSTEVSPSGTSSPATITATRLGNVGLALPVAHTKLTVAAAYHLLRSFEHQRELNSAESRFRITEEGSIAAVALGAGYQVSSKLALGAALEVFTGHNKYTENSAFFTGSVQDSTDFVRIEPSYSGVGLNLGVLLAPVPRWRVGLLVRSPQKVAIKEEFSATGISPDNYNYESLASYSLRLGSSLTAGPLIFSGDMIWFDYSQIRFKSNLVDLIDSAEVPIDIGINDTLRNQYASTVGYAVGGELLVPFMNLKLRAGYRRDPPIMRESFPRMIQQTVALGMSVVPVPQIKIDLAVNFTVWRRELNDGSSELTTAALGWLSFAYRL, encoded by the coding sequence ATGTTGGACACCCCCTCCCAGATCCCCCAACGGGCGGTGCTCATGCTCATCATCTTAACTGCACTGCTCAGCGGGCAGAACGATCAGGATGCCGTGCGTCCTTTTGTGGGGCTGGGCGGGCCGGGTGGCCGCGCGAGTGGACTGGCGCAGGCCTTCACCGGCATCGCCGACGATGCCACGGCCCTCTATTACAACCCCGCCGGGCTGGCCCATCTGGTGAAAACCGAAATCAGTCTGGGGTTTCACTACCTTGGGGTTTCCACGGAGGTTTCGCCCTCAGGGACGTCCTCGCCCGCAACCATCACCGCCACTCGCCTGGGGAATGTGGGCCTGGCGCTACCTGTTGCCCACACGAAATTGACGGTGGCGGCAGCCTACCATTTGCTGCGTTCCTTTGAGCATCAGCGTGAACTGAATTCGGCGGAGTCCCGGTTTCGCATCACCGAGGAGGGCAGCATAGCCGCCGTTGCTCTCGGCGCCGGTTATCAGGTGTCCAGCAAGCTGGCCCTGGGAGCGGCCCTGGAAGTGTTCACCGGGCACAACAAGTATACCGAAAACAGTGCCTTTTTTACCGGCTCGGTGCAGGACTCGACCGATTTTGTTCGGATTGAGCCCAGCTACTCTGGGGTGGGGCTAAACCTGGGAGTGCTGCTGGCGCCGGTCCCACGCTGGCGGGTAGGATTGCTGGTGCGTTCACCGCAGAAAGTGGCGATAAAGGAAGAATTCAGCGCCACCGGCATCAGTCCGGACAACTATAACTACGAATCCCTGGCCTCCTATTCCCTGCGCCTGGGCTCTTCACTGACCGCAGGCCCCCTGATTTTCAGCGGGGACATGATCTGGTTCGACTACTCCCAGATACGGTTCAAGTCGAATCTGGTGGACCTCATCGATTCTGCTGAGGTACCCATCGACATCGGCATCAACGACACCCTGCGGAACCAATATGCCAGCACCGTCGGCTATGCGGTGGGTGGCGAGCTGCTGGTGCCCTTCATGAACTTAAAGCTGCGGGCTGGATACCGGCGCGATCCACCCATCATGCGGGAATCTTTCCCCCGCATGATCCAGCAGACCGTGGCCCTGGGCATGAGCGTGGTGCCGGTGCCGCAGATCAAGATCGATTTGGCGGTGAACTTCACGGTCTGGCGGCGGGAATTGAATGACGGCAGCTCCGAACTCACCACGGCCGCGCTGGGATGGCTCAGCTTCGCCTACCGGCTATGA
- a CDS encoding redoxin domain-containing protein: MSDRFRGQLIAPEFPVGMDWLNTPKPLSLSELRGKVVLLDFWTYCCINCMHVIPELKVLEEKYRDELVVIGVHSAKFTTEQETNNIRQAILRYEIEHPVVNDSKFELWRAYGVRAWPTMILIDPEGKIIGTRSGEGALAVFDPLIAEVVNLFDREGKIDRRAIEVSLEADREPRRILSFPGKVLADPDQPVLYISDANHNRILVVDRKSEEILQVIGAGTKGADDGPFQQASFNHPQGLALADGKLYIADTENHLIRVADLHAGEVTTLLGTGRQARRFNLPGTGREVAINSPWDLVLVGDRLFVAMAGFHQIWEVNINTAYGEPFAGSGRENIVDGPRLSAQLAQPSGLTTDGTNLYFADSEVSAVRQVPLNGAGSVETLVGQGLFDFGDDEGSGDKARFQHPLGVAWAEGRLYVADTYNNRVKVIDPGEDRVTRFAGSGQPGYTDDPATFDEPGGLSYADGVLYVADTNNHLVRKLDLATGAVTTMNLRNLQLANDDLPADETFQLAPVALADGAAAAFTLELPPNMKLLDEAPSYLAQSGGKSVPITSLTTILPLAAIPGTTLTLSATIYACFTDQTGLCTIKTVQWKVPVADGAGQDQLPLTYSLPTPLGL, encoded by the coding sequence ATGAGCGACCGTTTTCGAGGCCAGCTCATCGCGCCGGAGTTCCCCGTCGGCATGGACTGGCTCAATACCCCTAAGCCGTTGAGCCTGAGCGAGTTGCGCGGCAAGGTGGTCTTGCTGGACTTCTGGACGTATTGCTGCATCAACTGCATGCACGTGATTCCCGAGCTGAAGGTGCTGGAAGAGAAGTACCGGGACGAACTGGTGGTGATCGGGGTGCACAGCGCCAAATTCACCACCGAGCAGGAGACCAACAATATCCGGCAGGCCATCCTGCGGTACGAGATCGAACACCCGGTGGTGAATGACAGCAAATTCGAGCTCTGGCGCGCCTATGGCGTCCGGGCCTGGCCTACCATGATCCTCATCGATCCCGAGGGCAAAATCATCGGCACGCGCTCCGGCGAAGGAGCACTGGCGGTGTTCGACCCCCTGATCGCTGAGGTGGTAAACCTGTTCGACAGGGAGGGCAAGATCGACCGGCGCGCCATTGAGGTCAGCCTGGAAGCCGATCGTGAACCCCGGCGCATACTCTCATTTCCGGGCAAGGTGCTCGCCGACCCGGACCAGCCCGTGCTCTACATCAGTGACGCCAACCATAACCGCATCCTGGTGGTGGACCGCAAGAGCGAGGAAATTCTACAGGTCATTGGGGCGGGCACCAAAGGCGCTGACGACGGACCGTTTCAGCAGGCTAGCTTCAATCACCCCCAGGGGCTGGCCCTGGCCGACGGCAAACTTTACATCGCCGACACGGAAAATCACCTCATCCGCGTAGCCGACCTCCACGCCGGCGAGGTTACCACCCTTTTGGGCACCGGCAGGCAGGCCCGGCGATTCAACCTTCCCGGCACCGGCCGGGAGGTGGCCATCAACTCGCCCTGGGACCTGGTGCTGGTGGGTGACCGGCTGTTCGTTGCCATGGCTGGCTTCCACCAGATCTGGGAGGTTAACATTAACACGGCCTACGGCGAGCCCTTCGCCGGCAGCGGACGGGAAAACATTGTGGACGGACCCCGCCTGTCAGCCCAACTGGCCCAGCCCAGCGGCCTCACCACCGATGGAACGAACCTCTATTTCGCCGACAGCGAGGTGAGCGCCGTCCGTCAGGTGCCCCTGAATGGCGCGGGGAGCGTGGAAACGCTTGTGGGCCAGGGACTGTTCGACTTTGGCGATGACGAAGGCAGCGGCGACAAGGCCCGCTTTCAGCACCCCCTGGGGGTGGCCTGGGCCGAGGGGCGGCTCTACGTGGCCGATACCTACAATAACCGGGTCAAGGTCATCGACCCCGGCGAAGACCGGGTCACCCGCTTTGCGGGCAGCGGCCAGCCGGGCTACACCGACGATCCCGCCACTTTCGACGAACCGGGCGGGCTCAGCTACGCCGACGGTGTGCTTTACGTGGCCGACACCAACAATCATCTGGTGCGCAAGCTGGACCTTGCCACCGGCGCGGTCACCACCATGAACCTGCGGAACCTGCAGCTGGCCAACGACGACCTGCCCGCCGACGAAACTTTCCAGCTGGCTCCCGTGGCACTGGCTGACGGGGCCGCAGCCGCCTTCACCCTGGAGCTGCCCCCCAACATGAAACTCCTGGACGAGGCGCCCTCCTACCTGGCTCAGTCCGGCGGCAAAAGCGTGCCCATCACGTCGCTCACCACGATCCTGCCGCTGGCGGCGATTCCCGGCACCACCCTCACCCTCAGCGCCACCATTTACGCCTGCTTCACCGATCAGACCGGGCTGTGCACCATCAAGACGGTGCAGTGGAAGGTGCCCGTTGCTGACGGCGCGGGGCAGGATCAGCTGCCGCTGACCTACAGCCTCCCAACACCCTTAGGACTATGA